One Salvia splendens isolate huo1 chromosome 12, SspV2, whole genome shotgun sequence genomic window carries:
- the LOC121759138 gene encoding uncharacterized protein LOC121759138, which yields MCDGCILPIHEKKQTDGDGYESGYMSCEECKYFLHLSCFNLPLHIPSLPTHHLKHHSLRLQNVDGNLTRRKKTCGFCNAYENGLYYSCTYERCWFNIDIKCSSLPSTITHAAHPRHNYLEIVSSDYGSYFCVNCYRFYRSPGVGQYKCNSCRFSLCGECAMLPATNKHRLENHLLPLTYDARFNRPGEFYCSSCEYQMDPRSWMYHCRDCVRSILPSRMLSCYVRSVVLLQPPHPDDITSRVEVDPVKRFSPLHLLLGCLP from the exons ATGTGTGATGGGTGCATATTGCCTATACATGAAAAGAAGCAGACAGATGGTGATGGGTATGAGAGTGGTTACATGAGTTGTGAAGAATGCAAATACTTTCTCCATTTGTCCTGCTTCAACTTACCACTACACATCCCCTCTCTTCCAACTCATCATCTCAAACATCACAGCTTAAGGCTTCAAAATGTTGATGGCAATCTAACACGTAGGAAGAAGACCTGTGGTTTTTGTAATGCTTATGAGAATGGGCTCTATTACTCTTGTACCTACGAACGCTGCTGGTTCAACATAGACATCAAGTGTTCTTCTCTGCCCAGCACCATAACACACGCAGCTCACCCGCGACATAATTATCTCGAGATAGTCTCAAGTGATTATGGTTCTTATTTCTGTGTTAACTGTTATAGGTTTTACAGGTCTCCAGGAGTGGGACAATACAAATGCAATAGCTGCAGATTCAGTTTGTGTGGTGAATGTGCGATGCTACCGGCAACAAATAAGCATAGATTGGAGAATCACTTGTTGCCGTTGACATATGATGCCCGGTTTAACCGTCCCGGTGAGTTCTACTGCAGTAGTTGCGAATACCAAATGGACCCCAGAAGCTGGATGTACCATTGTCGAGACTGCGTGCGATCAATCCTTCCATCCCGAATGCTTTCCTGCTACGTCAG ATCCGTTGTGTTGTTGCAGCCGCCCCACCCCGACGACATTACAAGCAGAGTCGAAGTAGATCCGGTGAAAAG GTTCTCCCCTTTGCATTTGCTCCTTGGCTGCCTTCCATAG
- the LOC121759137 gene encoding E3 ubiquitin-protein ligase RING1-like codes for MAFHRRTLLYESAPSFCQSSCPEQQTACTLTCSKYCPDSCISSESDRFPPPPPPPPASTAIDPGGAPTGGLSHALTISLAVLATAFFLFTCYTIYKFYTLWKASRRRRMLRQSQRRDFDEEGGGGDFIDGDVVDHPIWYIRTVGLQPSVINAITIVKYKSGDGIVEGTDCAVCLSEFEEDETVRLLPKCSHAFHIPCIDTWLASHTNCPLCRAGIVAAAGGAFQLQEEPIGVDSRRSDEGSDGLGLGLGEIEGDGAVRSQIGIEFEGNVEGDCKIDVEFDAAVQPVRRSVSMDALLASAISAAVANAFPRQCDKSSGDQLGKFESPSIERYAQTGSCSIKRSASCSAKVFLSRHSSRR; via the coding sequence ATGGCCTTCCATCGCCGTACACTCCTCTATGAATCCGCCCCCAGCTTTTGCCAATCCTCCTGCCCGGAGCAACAGACCGCCTGTACATTGACCTGCTCCAAATACTGCCCAGACTCCTGCATATCATCAGAATCCGATCGATTCCCGCCGCCGCCCCCTCCTCCTCCAGCCTCCACCGCCATCGATCCAGGCGGAGCCCCGACCGGCGGCCTCTCCCACGCCCTCACCATCTCCCTCGCTGTCCTCGCCACCGCCTTCTTCCTCTTCACCTGCTACACCATCTACAAATTCTACACCCTCTGGAAAGCCTCCCGCCGCCGCCGGATGTTGCGTCAATCGCAGCGCCGCGATTTCGAcgaagaaggcggcggcggcgatttTATCGATGGAGACGTCGTTGACCACCCGATCTGGTACATCCGGACGGTCGGGCTGCAGCCGTCGGTGATCAACGCGATCACGATTGTGAAGTACAAGAGCGGCGACGGAATCGTGGAGGGGACCGATTGCGCCGTGTGCCTCAGCGAATTCGAGGAGGATGAGACGGTGAGGTTGCTCCCAAAGTGCAGCCACGCCTTCCACATCCCCTGCATCGATACGTGGCTGGCTTCTCACACGAATTGCCCCCTGTGTCGGGCTGGGATTGTTGCTGCTGCCGGCGGTGCGTTTCAGCTGCAAGAGGAGCCGATTGGCGTTGATTCGAGGCGGAGTGATGAAGGATCGGatgggttagggttagggttaggtgAAATTGAAGGGGATGGGGCGGTTAGATCTCAAATTGGGATCGAATTTGAGGGGAATGTGGAAGGCGATTGCAAAATTGATGTGGAATTTGATGCGGCGGTGCAGCCGGTTAGGAGATCGGTGTCGATGGACGCTTTGTTGGCGTCGGCGATCAGCGCTGCGGTGGCGAATGCTTTTCCGCGGCAGTGTGATAAGAGCTCCGGCGATCAGTTGGGAAAGTTTGAGAGCCCTTCGATTGAGAGGTATGCGCAGACGGGGTCGTGTTCTATCAAGAGGTCGGCTTCGTGCAGCGCCAAGGTGTTTCTTTCGAGACACAGCAGCCGGAGATGA
- the LOC121757904 gene encoding alpha carbonic anhydrase 8-like, protein MAVSKIFTILISALLLASAAAQSPSGAPSPSPAVKPPAPSPLAQPPIHASPSPAPTAFNAPAPSISAPAPSPSGVFSPPPTTSPSPSVSAPPTAADAPSNGAVFNGAGFAAAAVGFFAVVLAA, encoded by the coding sequence ATGGCGGTTTCCAAAATTTTCACAATCCTAATCTCTGCATTGCTGCTAGCCTCCGCCGCAGCGCAATCGCCTTCCGGCGCTCCGTCGCCGTCTCCAGCTGTGAAACCACCGGCGCCTTCTCCTCTGGCGCAGCCGCCGATTCACGCGAGCCCTAGCCCCGCCCCTACCGCGTTCAACGCTCCTGCGCCGTCGATCTCGGCGCCTGCTCCTTCTCCTTCCGGTGTATTCTCGCCGCCGCCGACTACCTCACCCTCGCCGTCCGTCTCTGCGCCTCCGACAGCCGCTGATGCTCCATCAAACGGCGCCGTATTCAATGGAGCGGGATTTGCAGCTGCTGCAGTTGGATTCTTCGCTGTGGTTTTGGCTGCTTGA
- the LOC121757195 gene encoding bifunctional riboflavin biosynthesis protein RIBA 1, chloroplastic-like, with amino-acid sequence MASIHFSSPSTSLYRSGSRLFNGMLCGNIQYVNGVEVFKQPNSKFASFSIKANGKIKSALFSAENGSLPRSAGSDVASNALVSDISGGVEVQSDSVVLGALAADMAPTASGFPLESDEYDLDMPSQGFSSITEAIKDIREGKMVVVVDDEDRENEGDLIMAASKVTPEAMAFFVKHGTGIVCVSMKEEDLKRLQLPLMVNDKENEEKLSTAFTVSVDAKHGTTTGVSARDRATTILSLASKDSKPEDFNRPGHIFPLKYREGGVLKRAGHTEAAVDLSVLAGSEPAGVLCEIVDDDGSMARLPRLRQFAQQENLKIVSIADLIRYRRKRDRLVEHASAARIPTMWGPFTAHCYRSIIDGIEHIAMVKGEIGDGQDILVRVHSECLTGDIFGSARCDCGSQLSLAMQQIEAAGKGVLVYLRGHEGRGIGLGHKLRAYNLQDAGRDTVEANEELGLPVDSREYGIGAQILRDLGVRTMKLMTNNPAKYIGLKGYGLAVAGRVPLVTQITKDNKRYLETKRAKMGHVYGLDANGNPSLITNKNGRTSGETPAISDS; translated from the exons ATGGCTTCCATTCATTTTTCTTCCCCATCGACTTCGCTTTATCGCTCTGG TTCCAGACTGTTCAATGGTATGCTATGCGGAAACATTCAGTATGTGAATGGTGTGGAAGTATTCAAACAGCCCAATTCCAAGTTCGCCAGTTTCAGTATTAAGGCCAATGGGAAAATCAAGTCAGCTCTGTTCTCAGCAGAAAATGGCTCTCTTCCACGTTCTGCTGGTTCTGATGTTGCAAGCAACGCTCTCGTCAGTGATATATCTGGCGGGGTTGAGGTACAGTCTGATTCCGTAGTATTAGGAGCTCTTGCAGCTGATATGGCTCCTACAGCTAGCGGGTTCCCTCTTGAAAGTGACGAATACGACTTGGACATGCCATCACAAGGTTTCTCAAGTATTACCGAGGCCATCAAAGACATCCGTGAAGGAAAG ATGGTCGTGGTTGTAGATGACGAGGATAGAGAGAATGAAGGAGATCTCATAATGGCTGCATCGAAAGTTACCCCGGAGGCTATGGCATTCTTTGTGAAGCACGGAACCGGAATAGTTTGTGTGAGCATGAAGGAGGAAGACTTGAAGAGGTTGCAGCTCCCCTTGATGGTGAATGATAAGGAAAATGAGGAGAAGCTCTCTACTGCATTCACCGTTTCTGTG GATGCGAAACATGGCACAACTACCGGTGTCTCAGCACGTGACCGTGCAACCACAATATTGTCTCTTGCATCGAAAGATTCCAAGCCTGAGGATTTCAATCGCCCGGGACACATATTTCCGCTGAAGTACAGGGAGGGAGGTGTCCTAAAACGAGCGGGTCACACAGAAGCAGCTGTGGACCTTTCCGTGCTAGCCGGTTCTGAACCTGCTGGAGTTTTGTGTGAGATTGTAGACGACGATGGCTCCATGGCTCGCTTACCAAGGCTGAGGCAGTTTGCTCAGCAAGAAAACTTGAAAATTGTATCCATCGCTGATTTAATAAG GTATAGGAGAAAGAGGGATAGGTTAGTGGAGCATGCTTCAGCTGCTCGTATACCGACTATGTGGGGTCCATTCACTGCCCATTGTTACAGGTCCATCATAGACGGGATTGAACACATTGCGATGGTTAAG GGTGAAATTGGTGACGGACAAGATATTCTTGTTAGAGTGCACTCGGAGTGCCTCACCGGCGACATATTTGGTTCGGCCAGATGTGATTGTGGGAGCCAGCTGTCACTTGCAATGCAACAGATTGAGGCAGCTGGGAAGGGTGTTCTAGTTTACCTCCGTGGTCACGAGGGGAGAGGAATCGGTTTAGGCCACAAGCTCAGAGCTTACAATTTGCAAGATGCCGGGCGTGACACTGTGGAGGCGAACGAGGAGTTGGGTCTTCCCGTTGACTCAAGGGAGTACGGAATTGGTGCTCAG ATACTGAGAGATCTTGGAGTAAGAACTATGAAGCTGATGACGAACAATCCTGCAAAGTACATCGGGCTCAAGGGCTACGGCCTGGCTGTTGCAGGCCGGGTTCCTCTCGTGACCCAAATCACCAAGGACAACAAGAGATATCTAGAGACAAAACGCGCCAAAATGGGCCATGTCTACGGTTTAGACGCCAATGGTAATCCATCGCTCATCACCAACAAGAATGGACGAACAAGTGGTGAAACCCCGGCCATATCAGACTCATAA